One window from the genome of Montipora foliosa isolate CH-2021 chromosome 5, ASM3666993v2, whole genome shotgun sequence encodes:
- the LOC138004478 gene encoding myosin-6-like → MTHVTIQLSSPPLGSRNVKEVIRIKTPEKMFSLGDNVIVETEQENLDTKEICLEEENIRLIDSGLQALPELESRDASVYTNGITGNEDSEFLTGGEGHIKVVKASEPMGCEFQLNSSAETHCNSCGGGKIEEKQAEAELELKVTRKDLASVQGQLEAFKSRLEEELIERFKLEEELRTETGASRDEIQVLKAKIESLEYKGNENAKRVEELEKEILVYKKEYEKGLKEVEELRKVLSKYQSEVCKLKAEAHTSNDQAVEVTNQMDVFTKKLQKCEHEKEKIKQGMKFEVAGYCKEVQELRNVVDNWGNVEAERQKRIEMLECEAASYKDLVNELREELTEYTNKAKCSDSKIDQNKNDPHVLMLCQELNEIFRENLKSQGKFSELTFVLTATQKELEQARNRNQMQNLALQDFKQKYNDLHDNLLALAEENKHLRNSLEKKCADFRNIRRKFLVSETEVSWLKEALNIVDNAKKNSVCSDVMEITS, encoded by the coding sequence ATGACTCATGTTACTATTCAGCTATCTTCACCGCCCCTTGGAAGTAGGAATGTGAAGGAGGTTATTAGAATTAAGACTCCCGAAAAGATGTTCTCACTTGGTGACAATGTTATTGTCGAAACAGAGCAAGAAAATTTGGACACCAAGGAAATTTGTTTGGAAGAAGAGAATATTCGATTGATTGATAGTGGCTTACAAGCTTTACCCGAGCTGGAATCGAGGGATGCGTCTGTTTACACAAACGGTATCACTGGCAACGAAGACTCTGAATTCTTGACAGGTGGCGAAGGTCATATAAAGGTAGTGAAGGCTTCAGAGCCAATGGGGTGTGAATTCCAGTTGAATTCCAGTGCGGAAACACATTGCAACAGTTGCGGCGGAGGAAAGATTGAGGAAAAGCAGGCGGAGGCGGAATTGGAGCTTAAAGTAACGCGCAAAGATTTAGCTTCAGTTCAGGGCCAGCTAGAAGCGTTTAAATCGAGACTTGAAGAAGAGCTTATCGAGAGGTTTAAATTAGAAGAAGAACTAAGAACAGAAACCGGAGCAAGTCGAGATGAAATACAAGTTTTGAAGGCAAAAATTGAAAGTTTAGAATACAAAGGAAACGAGAATGCCAAGCGCGTCGAGGAATTGGAAAAAGAGATTTTAGTCTACAAAAAGGAATACGAGAAAGGACTGAAAGAAGTTGAAGAATTGAGAAAAGTATTAAGCAAGTATCAGAGTGAGGTTTGCAAACTGAAGGCGGAGGCACACACAtcaaatgaccaagcagtcgAAGTGACGAATCAAATGGACGTATTTACAAAGAAACTACAGAAATGCGAACACGAGAAAGAAAAGATTAAACAAGGGATGAAATTTGAAGTAGCAGGATATTGCAAAGAAGTTCAGGAATTGAGAAATGTTGTAGATAATTGGGGAAATGTTGAAGCTGAAAGACAGAAACGAATTGAAATGCTAGAATGCGAAGCTGCATCGTATAAGGACCTGGTGAATGAACTTCGAGAAGAATTAACCGAGTATACTAACAAAGCAAAGTGTAGTGACTCCAAAATAGACCAGAACAAAAATGATCCGCATGTTTTAATGCTTTGTCAAGAGCTTAAcgagattttcagggaaaaTTTGAAAAGTCAAGGAAAATTTTCAGAGCTAACGTTCGTCCTAACAGCGACACAAAAGGAGCTGGAGCAGGCGAGAAATAGGAATCAAATGCAAAATCTCGCTCTCCAAGATTTTAAGCAAAAATACAACGATCTACATGATAATTTGTTGGCACTGGCAGAGGAAAATAAGCATTTGAGAAATAGCTTGGAGAAAAAATGCGCAGATTTCAGAAATATTAGGAGAAAGTTTTTGGTGTCAGAAACAGAGGTATCGTGGCTTAAGGAGGCGCTAAATATCGTTGACAATGCAAAGAAAAACTCGGTCTGTAGTGATGTAATGGAAATTACAAGTTGA
- the LOC138004479 gene encoding uncharacterized protein, with protein sequence MLSRLFCFEQFNHNFTDRVSAAQDSLASFLFDTKNRCGFERVMLYGPEMSGKTSLLFELAMSFADEGKHVLYISPKKISKLPLLAHGRTQPTSVTLNYIQVVYLETREEYLNYMASIHFSTSRPFSAVIIDGINAFVPSTIKKEDLSSVAKVFAMTVDSFLFQKSKRTSETSEEEPTMLVISMTVPRGTKSLTRQVFYERWIQCFLCIQEKESELFELSLLPSNIKDSSTLANVSYKINDHSFIVQDVEYSSQSDSGFFKQ encoded by the exons ATGTTGTCGCGACTTTTCTGCTTTGAACAGTTTAACCATAATTTTACAGATAGAGTGTCAGCCGCTCAAGATAGCTTGGCATCTTTTCTTTTTGACACGAAGAATAGATGTGGTTTCGAAAGAGTTATGCTTTATGGCCCCGAAATGAGCGGAAAAACATCTCTACTCTTCGAACTTGCAATGAGTTTTGCAGATGAAGGAAAACATGTGCTGTATATCAGCCCTAAAAaaatatccaaacttcctttaCTTGCTCATGGAAGGACTCAACCCACGAGTGTCACTTTAAATTATATTCAGGTAGTTTATCTGGAGACAAGGGAAGAGTATTTGAACTACATGGCTTCTATTCATTTCTCGACATCTCGGCCGTTTAGTGCTGTGATAATTGATGGCATCAATGCCTTTGTCCCATCCACGATTAAGAAGGAAGACTTGTCATCTGTCGCAAAGGTGTTTGCAATGACTGTGGAttcttttctctttcaaaaGTCAAAGCGAAC CTCTGAAACTTCAGAAGAGGAACCCACTATGTTGGTGATATCAATGACTGTACCCAGAGGTACCAAGTCTCTCACAAGACAGGTATTTTATGAGCGCTGgattcagtgttttctttgcatcCAAGAGAAGGAGTCTGAACTCTTTGAGTTATCTTTGCTTCCATCCAACATCAAAGATTCCAGTACGTTGGCAAATGTTAGCTACAAAATAAATGATCACAGCTTCATTGTTCAGGACGTTGAATATTCCTCACAGTCTGACAGTGGGTTTTTCAAACAATGA